Genomic DNA from Nonomuraea rubra:
GGTAGGCCTTCTCCGCGATGTCACCCAGACCGATCATGGCTATCTTCATCCGTCGAGCGTAGCCTTGAGCGCCGCGTCGACCGGGGTAGGCGCGGCGCCGAACGTCCGCTGGAAGGCCGAGGAGTCGAGCACGTACGGCGCGGTGAACTGGTAGCGGACGTGCTTCATCTCGCCGAGCATGGGCGAGAACAGCCCGGCAGCCCGGAGCACCGGCCACGGCATGGCACGCAGCCGGGGCTCGGGGGCGCCCACCACGGCCGCCATGCGCCGCGCCATCTGACGGAAGGTCAGCGGCTCCGCGGTGGGCACGTGCCACGGCCTGCCCCAGGCCCGCTCGTCCGCGCCCGCCGTGATCATCGTGTCGGCCACGTCCGGCAGGTACGTCCAGCTGTGCGGCAGGTCGACCGGCCAGACGGACATGATCGTCTTGCCGGCCCTGAGCGGCACGGTGAAGCGGTCGCCCAGGTAGGACTGGTCGGTGGCGCCGGGGCCGTAGTAGTCGGAGCCGCGGATCTCGGTGGCCCTGATCCGGCCGGCCTCGTGCGCGGCCAGCGCGTCGGCCCACATCTGGGCGCGTACCCGGAACTTGGGGTTCGGGGAGGAGAGCGGCAGGTCCTCGGTCATGGGGCCCGTGACGGGCCCGTACGGGTAGAGGTTGCCGAGCATCACGTAGACGGCGCCGCTCGCCTCGGCGGCGGCCAGGAACGACGCGGCCATCGGCGGCCAGTCGGTGAGCCAGCGGTGGTACTTCGGGTTGACGCAGTTGTACAGGACGTCGGCGC
This window encodes:
- a CDS encoding NAD-dependent epimerase/dehydratase family protein, giving the protein MGKHVVVGSGQVGAHLAGKLLAQGHEVVVVTRSGSGPAGAVKVAADVADQDRLIEATRGADVLYNCVNPKYHRWLTDWPPMAASFLAAAEASGAVYVMLGNLYPYGPVTGPMTEDLPLSSPNPKFRVRAQMWADALAAHEAGRIRATEIRGSDYYGPGATDQSYLGDRFTVPLRAGKTIMSVWPVDLPHSWTYLPDVADTMITAGADERAWGRPWHVPTAEPLTFRQMARRMAAVVGAPEPRLRAMPWPVLRAAGLFSPMLGEMKHVRYQFTAPYVLDSSAFQRTFGAAPTPVDAALKATLDG